The following are encoded together in the Acaryochloris thomasi RCC1774 genome:
- a CDS encoding TM2 domain-containing protein: MVTQNQDVSMQRAYLLCGLGVFGLCGLHRFYLGKPVSGAVWLLTFGLFGMGQWVDLALIPSITSERRRTLGPRSETDYSGLLQKVWQQVSQKKVDPMQALLNVAIANNNELSLGRAILETGLTADEAEALLLEAARRGLAHVGNDPDSGAVRYYFDL, from the coding sequence ATGGTGACTCAAAATCAAGACGTCAGTATGCAAAGGGCTTATCTCCTTTGCGGTCTGGGCGTATTTGGCCTATGTGGCCTGCATCGTTTCTATTTGGGTAAGCCCGTCAGCGGTGCCGTTTGGCTTCTCACCTTCGGCCTGTTCGGCATGGGGCAATGGGTTGATTTAGCGTTGATTCCGTCGATTACAAGTGAGCGACGGCGGACCCTCGGTCCACGGTCTGAAACAGACTACAGTGGGCTGCTGCAAAAGGTATGGCAGCAGGTCAGCCAGAAGAAAGTCGACCCTATGCAGGCATTGCTGAATGTTGCGATCGCAAACAACAACGAACTCTCCCTCGGCAGGGCTATCTTGGAAACGGGTCTGACCGCTGATGAAGCTGAAGCACTGTTGCTAGAAGCAGCCCGTCGTGGTCTCGCCCACGTGGGAAACGATCCTGATTCCGGCGCGGTCCGCTACTATTTTGACCTCTAA
- a CDS encoding GNAT family N-acetyltransferase, whose product MISLRDYTSTDVERLLELANNKRVSQYLVDTFPYPRADAAWWINIGCREKSTITKVIEYKGEFVGSIGLTSQTGWRQHLAEMGYWLGEAYWGQGIATAALQEMTDTAFTLGYRKLYAPVLATNTASMRVLEKCSYRLEGILKSEVLKNDQYFDIHHYARCCSGLIGCVSETGP is encoded by the coding sequence ATGATTAGTCTGCGAGACTATACCAGCACCGATGTCGAACGGCTGCTAGAGCTAGCCAATAATAAACGAGTGTCACAATATTTGGTTGACACCTTTCCTTATCCCCGTGCTGACGCAGCCTGGTGGATCAATATCGGCTGTAGAGAGAAAAGCACCATTACGAAAGTAATTGAATATAAGGGCGAGTTTGTGGGCAGCATTGGCCTGACGTCGCAGACTGGCTGGCGACAGCATCTGGCTGAAATGGGTTACTGGCTTGGTGAAGCTTACTGGGGTCAGGGAATTGCCACGGCGGCGCTGCAAGAAATGACAGATACTGCATTTACACTCGGCTACCGAAAGCTCTATGCGCCAGTCTTGGCAACCAATACCGCATCAATGCGTGTGTTAGAGAAGTGTTCTTATCGGCTGGAAGGCATTCTCAAAAGTGAAGTCTTGAAAAATGATCAATACTTTGACATCCATCACTATGCGAGATGCTGCTCAGGGCTAATAGGCTGCGTTTCTGAGACTGGTCCTTAG
- a CDS encoding CDP-alcohol phosphatidyltransferase family protein, producing the protein MPTAPTSWLDQTVQILTIRLARLLAGWAWITPNRITWFSAAVGGVLAGGLILQGQLRWAALAVIISGLLDGLDGDLARERGTTSTEGAILDSVLDRYVDFLILAALIWISPRAHLAAGLLALLGTAMVPYIRARSEAAGKSSVASIGSRAVRMVLVILGLLTGQILPLLILVGAIANIAALHRLTVAITPQSLDDDPESEAAS; encoded by the coding sequence ATGCCCACCGCTCCGACTTCATGGCTGGACCAAACCGTTCAAATCCTAACGATCAGACTGGCCCGCCTGCTTGCAGGCTGGGCCTGGATTACTCCGAATCGAATCACCTGGTTCTCTGCCGCGGTGGGGGGGGTGCTGGCCGGAGGCTTAATTCTTCAAGGACAGCTTCGGTGGGCAGCGCTGGCCGTGATTATCAGCGGTCTTTTAGATGGCCTTGATGGCGATCTGGCTCGCGAGCGGGGAACAACCTCCACGGAGGGGGCAATCCTAGACAGCGTTTTAGATCGGTACGTCGATTTCTTGATCCTCGCAGCCCTGATCTGGATCTCGCCACGTGCTCATTTGGCCGCAGGTTTACTCGCGCTCTTGGGGACAGCCATGGTGCCCTATATTCGGGCCAGAAGCGAAGCGGCGGGCAAAAGCTCGGTCGCCAGTATTGGCAGTCGAGCCGTGCGGATGGTTTTGGTGATTTTGGGCTTACTCACTGGGCAGATATTGCCGCTGCTGATTTTGGTCGGTGCGATCGCAAATATTGCCGCCCTCCACCGCCTCACGGTTGCCATCACCCCCCAATCTCTAGACGACGACCCAGAGTCTGAAGCCGCAAGCTAG
- the rpsU gene encoding 30S ribosomal protein S21 yields MAQITPGEGEGIESALRRFKREVSKAGIFPDMRKHRHFETPIEKRKRKMLAKHRQKRRKFRF; encoded by the coding sequence ATGGCCCAGATTACTCCTGGCGAAGGCGAAGGCATCGAATCAGCCTTGCGTCGATTTAAACGAGAGGTTTCCAAAGCAGGGATTTTCCCGGATATGCGGAAGCATCGTCACTTTGAAACACCGATCGAGAAACGGAAGCGAAAAATGTTAGCGAAGCATCGGCAGAAGAGAAGGAAGTTCCGGTTCTAG
- a CDS encoding DNA/RNA non-specific endonuclease: MISVCLLAFLTGCGLLTGALSPRIDHLALGNPSNATPTGLTPNNYLMTKPQFALSYNRKRGIPNWVSWQLDSGWLGDVERQNDFRPDSALPEQWERVTPTDYRRSGYDRGHLAPSGDRTNTQVNNSATFLMTNIIPQAADINRGPWVDLEQYCRYLVDRGKELYIVAGGYGKRDAIATGKIIPPNRVWKVVVVLDAPGQGPEGISPQTRVIAVDMPNQNGDSDAPWTAFTVSVDSLEHQTGYDFLRKVPKSVQDSIEVRVDRGKQKIRR; this comes from the coding sequence GTGATTAGTGTATGCCTGCTTGCATTCCTGACCGGCTGCGGCCTGCTGACCGGGGCTTTGAGTCCTCGCATTGATCATCTCGCGTTGGGGAACCCCAGCAATGCGACACCAACAGGTCTGACGCCCAATAATTATTTGATGACTAAGCCGCAGTTTGCGCTCTCCTATAACCGGAAGCGAGGCATTCCTAACTGGGTGAGTTGGCAACTCGATTCAGGCTGGTTAGGAGATGTGGAGCGCCAAAATGATTTTCGCCCCGATTCGGCGCTGCCAGAACAGTGGGAACGGGTAACGCCAACGGATTACCGCCGCAGTGGTTACGATCGCGGTCACTTGGCGCCATCGGGAGATCGCACTAATACTCAGGTCAATAACTCTGCGACGTTTTTAATGACCAATATTATCCCGCAGGCGGCGGATATCAATCGGGGGCCGTGGGTTGATTTGGAGCAGTATTGTCGCTATCTCGTAGATCGAGGCAAGGAGCTTTACATTGTGGCCGGTGGGTATGGAAAAAGGGATGCCATTGCAACCGGCAAAATCATCCCCCCCAATCGCGTCTGGAAAGTTGTGGTTGTTCTCGATGCTCCGGGGCAGGGGCCTGAGGGCATCAGCCCTCAGACCCGAGTGATCGCCGTGGATATGCCCAATCAAAATGGTGACTCTGACGCGCCCTGGACTGCCTTCACCGTCTCTGTTGACAGCTTAGAGCACCAAACTGGCTATGACTTCCTGCGCAAGGTTCCTAAGTCAGTGCAAGACAGCATCGAAGTTCGAGTTGACCGAGGCAAGCAAAAGATTCGGCGGTAG
- a CDS encoding class I SAM-dependent methyltransferase, translating to MESSQKTSSLPTAQVSSLFDQWASTDRAQRMATGHQPLMTALLAELAGETNKSALLDLGCGTGSFLAQAAASGFSRTCGIDASPKMVETAQNTAPEAELQVGNFAHLPWPAASFDNVTTMEAIYYCPEPLAALKEVARVLKTGGRFDLVIDYYQDSSGTSSWPEGLGFEITSLSATQWVDLLAQAGLEKISNRRIIRPQQEADPASWKPSVWFPTEDSYLAYLEDGALWLTGYLPSSVPNQ from the coding sequence ATGGAATCGAGTCAAAAAACTTCATCATTGCCCACGGCCCAGGTCAGCAGCCTTTTTGATCAGTGGGCGAGTACTGACCGTGCTCAGCGGATGGCTACCGGACATCAGCCTCTGATGACGGCTTTGTTAGCAGAGCTAGCGGGAGAAACGAACAAGTCGGCTCTCTTGGATTTGGGCTGCGGGACTGGGTCGTTTTTGGCGCAGGCAGCAGCTTCAGGGTTCTCTCGGACCTGCGGCATTGATGCCTCTCCCAAAATGGTTGAGACCGCTCAAAACACTGCGCCGGAGGCAGAGCTACAGGTTGGCAATTTTGCACATCTGCCGTGGCCTGCGGCGAGTTTCGACAATGTGACCACGATGGAGGCCATTTACTATTGCCCTGAACCGTTGGCGGCTCTTAAAGAAGTCGCCAGGGTTTTAAAGACAGGTGGGCGCTTTGATTTGGTCATTGATTATTATCAAGACTCTAGCGGAACGTCATCGTGGCCAGAGGGTTTAGGATTTGAGATTACTAGCCTTTCAGCCACTCAATGGGTAGATTTACTAGCTCAAGCGGGCTTGGAGAAGATCAGCAACAGACGCATCATTCGCCCCCAGCAGGAGGCCGATCCGGCAAGCTGGAAGCCTTCTGTGTGGTTCCCCACCGAAGACAGTTACCTCGCTTATTTAGAGGATGGTGCCCTATGGCTCACGGGATATTTACCCTCTTCAGTACCGAATCAGTAG
- a CDS encoding RNA recognition motif domain-containing protein: MSIYVGNLSYDVTDADLTTAFAEYGTVKSVKLPTDRETGRVRGFGFVEMSSEAEETAAIDALDGAEWMGRDLRVNKAKPRQ; this comes from the coding sequence ATGTCAATCTATGTAGGCAACCTGTCCTATGACGTTACAGACGCAGATCTAACCACTGCTTTTGCAGAGTACGGAACCGTCAAAAGCGTTAAGCTTCCCACCGATCGTGAAACAGGCCGGGTTCGTGGGTTTGGTTTTGTAGAGATGAGTTCTGAGGCGGAAGAGACCGCCGCCATCGATGCCCTCGACGGCGCTGAGTGGATGGGACGCGATCTGAGAGTTAACAAGGCTAAGCCTCGCCAGTAG